A window of the Fusarium fujikuroi IMI 58289 draft genome, chromosome FFUJ_chr09 genome harbors these coding sequences:
- a CDS encoding related to esterase — protein sequence MRIAFLFSFALFAGAVVSATSRSGRTPLARGKQGTYAGIQLSNQVDAFLGVPYAEPPIGPLRFLPPQPLKRSKLVNKVDINNATEFSPVCYQFNYRTVLGAATLPRTEESEDCLTLNVHVPTMAACGRLLPVFIWSFGGAFAEGGGSVPLYDPTNFVAENKDIIVVIWNYRLNIFGFPNCPALDAQNLGLRDQRAALEWLRDNIADFGGDPTRMVLGGQSAGADAGHAMLYSHSKDPIISAIAMQSGSVQVIGAASDNADAEFIRVAETVGCRDSANRAKELACMRRIDAHRLKHAVSNKTVNYFGSPPGGSPMIDNVTLFTLAEYAYRGQKGKFAKVPTLMGIMDAEGDGVSNWDAKAGVNRMLSNILTITLFNCNIALESSYRALNSVPIWRYRYMGVFPEVTPYSWLRAYHIADVPMLLGSQDAITAHYTSSPSEKRHYRNAAQIFRGIFASFIRDPFNGLTDNYDWPTFSPHAKTLMELFPKNSATVLLSDPSTYDKICENPPPIPWELFNSTGATSSGSSE from the exons ATGCGCATTGCATTTCTTTTCTCATTCGCCCTATTTGCCGGGGCCGTCGTCTCAGCCACTTCACGTAGCGGACGAACTCCATTGGCACGCGGGAAGCAGGGCACTTATGCTGGTATACAGCTTAGCAACCAAGTTGACGCTTTCCTCGGGGTTCCATATGCTGAGCCTCCTATTGGGCCTCTTCGCTTCCTCCCTCCACAGCCTCTCAAACGTTCGAAGCTCGTCAACAAGGTTGATATAAACAATGCCACCGAATTCAGTCCAGTATGCTATCAGTTCAACTATCGTACTGTTCTGGGGGCGGCCACACTCCCTCGAACAGAAGAATCTGAAGATTGTTTGACTCTAAATGTACACGTGCCTACAATGGCGGCCTGTGGTCGGCTGCTCCCCGTTTTCATATGGTCGTTTGGAGGTGCGTTCGCTGAAGGAGGTGGCAGTGTACCACTCTATGATCCTACAAACTTTGTTGCAGAGAACAAGGATATAATTGTGGTAATTTGGAA TTACCGCCTGAATATCTTCGGGTTTCCAAACTGTCCAGCTCTCGATGCCCAGAACCTTGGTCTAAGAGACCAGCGAGCCGCATTAGAGTGGCTCCGTGACAACATTGCCGACTTTGGAGGCGACCCAACACGCATGGTGCTCGGTGGACAGTCTGCGGGCGCAGACGCAGGGCACGCTATGCTCTATTCTCACTCCAAAGACCCAATAATAAGTGCCATTGCCATGCAGAGCGGCTCTGTCCAAGTAATAGGTGCGGCAAGCGATAATGCCGATGCCGAATTCATCCGCGTTGCAGAGACGGTGGGTTGCCGAGACAGCGCAAATCGGGCGAAAGAGCTAGCCTGCATGAGACGAATCGACGCCCACAGACTGAAGCATGCTGTATCAAACAAAACTGTTAACTATTTCGGATCTCCGCCCGGAGGCAGCCCAATGATAGACAATGTAACACTGTTCACATTGGCCGAGTATGCGTACCGAGGGCAGAAAGGGAAGTTCGCAAAAGTC CCTACGCTTATGGGAATTATGGATGCTGAAGGGGACGGCGTATCGAACTGGGATGCTAAAGCCGGAGTGAATAGAATGTTGTCCAATATTCTGACAATCACATTATTCAACTGCAATATTGCTCTCGAATCAAG ctatcgAGCGTTAAACTCAGTCCCTATTTGGCGGTATCGATACATGGGAGTTTTCCCCGAAGTGACGCCTTACTCGTGGCTAAGGGCATATCATATCG CGGATGTCCCAATGCTCTTGGGGAGCCAGGATGCAATTACTGCGCATTATACTTCAAGCCCTTCAGAAAAAAGGCATTACAGAAATGCAGCCCAAATATTCCGTGGAATCTTTGCAAGCTTCATCAGAGATCCCTTCAATGGATTGACAGATAACTACGATTGGCCAACGTTCTCCCCTCATGCTAAAACATTGATGGAGCTGTTTCCCAAAAACTCTGCAACAGTTCTATTGAGCGACCCAAGCACATATGACAAGATCTGTGAGAACCCTCCTCCTATTCCATGGGAGCTTTTCAATTCAACTGGGGCAACGTCATCGGGGAGCAGTGAGTAA